Genomic DNA from Providencia sp. PROV188:
AGGTAAATTCCCCGTTATTAGCAGTACAAGTTTTCCCTTAACTGGGCTACTATGAGGGTCGCAAACGCCCTTTCAACTTTCCGCGAATTCCCCCTAACAACAAGATAAAATAGCGTTTACGCCGAAAGTCAAAAGCCCATAAATACATCAAATATTCAACAAGTTAAAAACATGACAGAAAACCAAAGTTTCGAATCCCATACGCCGATGATGCAGCAGTACTTAAAACTCAAAGCACAACATCCCGATATTTTGCTGTTTTATCGTATGGGGGATTTTTACGAACTGTTCTTTGATGATGCTAAAAAAGCCTCTCAGTTACTGGATATCTCTCTCACCAAGCGTGGTCAATCTGCAGGTCAACCTATCCCGATGGCGGGCGTTCCTCACCATGCAGCCGAAAACTATTTAGCGCGATTGGTACAGATGGGAGAATCTGTCGCCATTTGTGAGCAAATTGGTGATCCTGCCACCAGCAAAGGTCCTGTTGAGCGTCAAGTGGTGCGCATTGTGACACCGGGTACCATCACCGATGAAGCCTTACTTAATGAACGCCAAGACAACTTACTGGCAGCGGTATGGCAAGAGTCCCAAGGGTATGGCTTTGCGACCTTAGATATCGCATCGGGTCGTTTTATCATCAGTGAAATTGATGATGAAGAGTCATTAAAAGCCGAGCTTCAGCGTACCCGTCCAGCGGAATTACTTTATCCTGAAGATTTCGCTAGCATGTCATTGATTGAACTTAATAAAGGCTTACGCCGTCGCCCATTATGGGAATATGAATTAGACACTGCAAAACAGCAATTAAACCTGCAATTTGGTACCAAAGACTTAATCGGATTTGGCGTCGAAAATGCGCATAAAGCCTTACGGGCTGCGGGTTGTTTGCTGCAATATGTGAAAGATACTCAGCGAACTGCACTGCCGCACATTCGTAGCATTATCATGGAAAAACAACAAGATAATGTGATTTTAGATGCCGCAACTCGCCGAAATTTAGAGCTAACCCAAAACCTTGCGGGGGGAACCGAAAATACCCTTGCCGCGATTTTGGACAAGTGTGTCACCCCAATGGGGAGCCGTATGCTAAAACGCTGGCTTCATACCCCATTGCGTAACCTCACTGTGTTGAATAACCGCCAGCAAGCCATTGGCGCACTGCAACAATACGACTTTGAGTTACAGCCGTTCCTTCGCCAAATTGGTGATTTAGAACGTGTACTCGCTCGCCTCGCATTACGCTCAGCGCGTCCTCGTGACTTAACGCGTATGCGCCATGCATTCCAGCAATATCATGATATTCACCAAATTCTGGCGCAATCCGATTGCGACTACCTCGGTGCGTTAACGCAACGTATTGGTCAATTCGATGAGCTTCAAAGCTTGCTCGAAAAAGCAATTGTTGATGCCCCTCCGGTTTTAGTTCGTGATGGCGGTGTCATTGCCCCAGGTTACAACGGCGAACTCGATGAATGGCGAGCGCTGGCAGACGGTGCAACAGATTACCTCGACCGTTTAGAAATTCGTGAGCGTGAAAAACTGGGTATCGATACCCTAAAAGTGGGCTATAACGCGGTACACGGTTACTACATTCAAGTAAGTCGTGGACAAAGCCACCTCACGCCAATTCATTATGTTCGTCGCCAAACGCTGAAAAACGCGGAGCGCTACATTATCCCTGAATTGAAAGAGTATGAAGATAAAGTCCTGACATCAAAAGGCAAAGCGCTAGCTATCGAAAAAGCCTTGTATGATGAACTGTTTGATATGCTGCTGCCACATTTAGCCGCGTTACAAACCAGTGCCGAAGCGCTGGCTGAATTGGATGTTCTATCCACCCTCGCGGAGCGTGCAGACACCCTTGGATATGCCTGTCCTCAATTAACAGATAAACCTGGCATTCAAATTACTGAAGGTCGTCATCCGGTTGTCGAGCAAGTGCTTAGTGAGCCTTTTATTTCTAACCCGCTATCCCTTTCTCCCCAACGCCGCTTACTGATCATTACTGGTCCCAATATGGGCGGTAAAAGTACCTATATGCGCCAGACTGCACTGATCACCTTACTGGCCTATATCGGCAGTTTTGTGCCAGCCAGTAAAGCCGTCATTGGGCCAATTGACCGTATTTTCACACGCGTCGGAGCCTCTGATGACCTCGCATCTGGGCGTTCAACCTTTATGGTAGAGATGACCGAAACGGCGAATATTCTGCACAATGCCACTGAACACAGCTTAGTATTGATGGATGAAATTGGTCGCGGTACATCTACCTATGATGGGCTTTCTTTAGCGTGGGCATGTGCTGAAAACTTAGTTAATCGCATCAAAGCAATGACCTTATTTGCAACTCACTATTTTGAATTAACCACCTTACCGGAAAAGCTGGAAGGTGCGGTCAATATTCACCTCGATGCGATTGAACACGGTGATACCATCGCCTTTATGCATAATGTGCAAGACGGCGCGGCAAGCAAGAGTTACGGTTTAGCCGTTGCTTCACTGGCTGGCGTCCCAAAAGAGGTGATCAAACGCGCGAAGCAAAAACTCAAAGAGCTGGAAGTTATCTCCAATAATGCCAATGCGAGTCATGTAGATAGTGCTCAGCTGAGCTTCTTAGGGAGTGTGGAAGAGGAACCATCTCCAGTATTAGCCGCTTTAGAGGAAATCGACCCTGACAAGCTAACGCCACGCCAAGCCCTTGATTGGCTATATCGTTTAAAGGAAATGGATAAGTAGCATGGATGAGTACGCTGAATTATTAGCGCCAATTAAGCAATTTTTGCAGTGTGAAACTCCCGATGCGTGGATCCACAAAGCCAGTCAGCCTGAAAATTTACCGACGATTTTGAAGGATCATCTGCTGTGTGAATTAAAAGCGGCGCAAAGTGCCATGTTTTTAATTCGCAAATATGCAGTGGATAAAGAAAGTGCGGCGATTTTATTAGAGTGGTTCAAACCCTATGAAGCCTTTGCATATGATCGCATTGGTGATGTTCACACATTGAAGAATAAGAACCAAATTTCAAAACAGATCCTAGCAAAAAAACAGTCTCCGTATAGCCAAGATTTGATTGATAAAATGGTGTTGTTAATCAAAGAGGAATTGCACCATTTTTACCAAGTGCTAGAAATTATGCATCAGCGAGACATTGCGTATGATGGCATCACCGCAGGGCGTTACGCAAAAGGGTTATTCAACCATTTAGATCCTCATGATCCGAAAACCTTGGTGGATAAGCTTATTATTGGAGCTTACATTGAAGCGCGCTCTTGCGAGCGGTTTGCCAAATTAGCGCCACACTTGGATGAGCAGCTTGCCAATTTTTATACCTCATTACTACGTTCAGAAGCGCGCCATTATCAGGATTACCTACAACTTGCCCAGTTGATTAGTAAAACAGATATTACTGAGCGTGTACGTTTTTATGGAGAAGTTGAAGCGCAGTTGATTTCAACGCCAGATGATGATTTTAAATTCCATAGCGGCGTACCGATTGATTAACTCCACCGACTAAAAAGAAAAGCCTCTGTTATCAATGACAACAGAGGCTTCATGTGTTTTAACACGGCAGATTACATATTGAATAACGCTTCCAGCGTTAAATCTTCGCCTTGTAAAATATCTTTTAGACGTCTTAAACCTTCAACCTGAATTTGACGAACTCTTTCACGAGTGAGCCCAATTTCGCGCCCAACCTCTTCCAGAGTTTCCGCTTCATATCCCAACAAACCAAAACGACGCGCTAAGACTTCACGTTGCTTAGGATTGAGTTCATATAACCACTTAACGATATTCTCTTTTAAGTTGTTATCTTGGATAGTGTTTTCAGGCCCTGAATCATTATCATCCGATAATACTTCCAGCAATGACTTCTCAGAATCCCCTGCGATAGGCGTATCAACCGATGTAATGCGCTCATTTAAACGTAGCATTCGGCTGACATCTTCAACAGGTTTATCTAATTGTTCAGCTATCTCTTCAGGACTTGGCTCGTGATCGAGCTTTTGAGCAAGTTCACGGGCTGTACGAAGGTAAATATTGAGTTCTTTGACGATATGAATCGGTAGACGGATTGTTCGGGTTTGATTCATGATGGCACGTTCAATCGTTTGACGGATCCACCAAGTCGCATATGTTGAAAAACGGAAGCCTTTTTCAGGATCAAACTTTTCAACTGCACGAATCAACCCAAGATTTCCTTCTTCGATCAGATCGAGCAAGGCAAGACCTCGGTTGTTATAACGGCGAGATATTTTTACCACTAAGCGAAGGTTGCTTTCTATCATGCGCTGACGCGATGCCACATCCCCCCGAAGGGCTCTGCGGGCATAGAAAACTTCTTCCTCTGCGGTGAGGAGTGGAGAGAATCCAATTTCACTGAGATAAATTTGGGTTGCATCCAAAACACGTTGACTCGCGCTTTGGAGTAACTCCGTGTCTTCATCCAGTTCTGAAACTAGATCCTCTTCTTTGAATTGACTCTCATCAAATGCTTCATCCATCGCATTTTCATCGAGGTCATTATACAACTCGTTAACTTTCAGCGAACTTTGGCTCATCAGTGACTCCGACCCAAGATAATGAGGACGGAATGTGTCACTCCGCCCAGTTTATCGCTGCGGTAAATAACGCAACGGGTTTACTGATTTTCCCTTATAACGAATTTCAAAATGCAAACGAACAGAACTTGTTCCGGTGCTACCCATAGTGGCTATCTTCTGACCTTCAGCAACATCCTGTTGGTCACGCACAAGTAACGTATCGTTATGTGCGTAGGCACTTAAGTAGTCATCGTTATGTTTTATTATTATGAGATTTCCATATCCGCGCAGTGCATTGCCAGCATAGACGACTTTACCAGGAGCAGCTGCAATAACAGATTGACCGCGAGAACCAGCAATATCAACACCTTTGTTTCCACCTTGCGCATCAGAGAAGCCTTCAATCATCTTCCCATCAGCAGGCCAACGCCATTTAATTGACG
This window encodes:
- the mutS gene encoding DNA mismatch repair protein MutS, giving the protein MTENQSFESHTPMMQQYLKLKAQHPDILLFYRMGDFYELFFDDAKKASQLLDISLTKRGQSAGQPIPMAGVPHHAAENYLARLVQMGESVAICEQIGDPATSKGPVERQVVRIVTPGTITDEALLNERQDNLLAAVWQESQGYGFATLDIASGRFIISEIDDEESLKAELQRTRPAELLYPEDFASMSLIELNKGLRRRPLWEYELDTAKQQLNLQFGTKDLIGFGVENAHKALRAAGCLLQYVKDTQRTALPHIRSIIMEKQQDNVILDAATRRNLELTQNLAGGTENTLAAILDKCVTPMGSRMLKRWLHTPLRNLTVLNNRQQAIGALQQYDFELQPFLRQIGDLERVLARLALRSARPRDLTRMRHAFQQYHDIHQILAQSDCDYLGALTQRIGQFDELQSLLEKAIVDAPPVLVRDGGVIAPGYNGELDEWRALADGATDYLDRLEIREREKLGIDTLKVGYNAVHGYYIQVSRGQSHLTPIHYVRRQTLKNAERYIIPELKEYEDKVLTSKGKALAIEKALYDELFDMLLPHLAALQTSAEALAELDVLSTLAERADTLGYACPQLTDKPGIQITEGRHPVVEQVLSEPFISNPLSLSPQRRLLIITGPNMGGKSTYMRQTALITLLAYIGSFVPASKAVIGPIDRIFTRVGASDDLASGRSTFMVEMTETANILHNATEHSLVLMDEIGRGTSTYDGLSLAWACAENLVNRIKAMTLFATHYFELTTLPEKLEGAVNIHLDAIEHGDTIAFMHNVQDGAASKSYGLAVASLAGVPKEVIKRAKQKLKELEVISNNANASHVDSAQLSFLGSVEEEPSPVLAALEEIDPDKLTPRQALDWLYRLKEMDK
- the miaE gene encoding tRNA isopentenyl-2-thiomethyl-A-37 hydroxylase MiaE; protein product: MDEYAELLAPIKQFLQCETPDAWIHKASQPENLPTILKDHLLCELKAAQSAMFLIRKYAVDKESAAILLEWFKPYEAFAYDRIGDVHTLKNKNQISKQILAKKQSPYSQDLIDKMVLLIKEELHHFYQVLEIMHQRDIAYDGITAGRYAKGLFNHLDPHDPKTLVDKLIIGAYIEARSCERFAKLAPHLDEQLANFYTSLLRSEARHYQDYLQLAQLISKTDITERVRFYGEVEAQLISTPDDDFKFHSGVPID
- the rpoS gene encoding RNA polymerase sigma factor RpoS; protein product: MSQSSLKVNELYNDLDENAMDEAFDESQFKEEDLVSELDEDTELLQSASQRVLDATQIYLSEIGFSPLLTAEEEVFYARRALRGDVASRQRMIESNLRLVVKISRRYNNRGLALLDLIEEGNLGLIRAVEKFDPEKGFRFSTYATWWIRQTIERAIMNQTRTIRLPIHIVKELNIYLRTARELAQKLDHEPSPEEIAEQLDKPVEDVSRMLRLNERITSVDTPIAGDSEKSLLEVLSDDNDSGPENTIQDNNLKENIVKWLYELNPKQREVLARRFGLLGYEAETLEEVGREIGLTRERVRQIQVEGLRRLKDILQGEDLTLEALFNM